In one Sphingomonas sanguinis genomic region, the following are encoded:
- a CDS encoding DUF2306 domain-containing protein, with product MLLRAFNNPSGKRGWSRLAILAAVLPIGIGLISLRYGLPSKPGAAPLPNVTINPVVLTLHAVPAALTLIAVPFQLHPGFRARHWRAHRRIGRAYVGLVFVAGPAALWIAPSALGGAISAAGFTTLALGWMTTTALGLVAAIGGRLADHHMWMTRSAALALSAATLRMYLLLASLAGADFVMAYRVAAWGCWVPNLIVAEWWLRARGLASTVS from the coding sequence ATGCTCTTGCGCGCTTTCAATAATCCTTCCGGCAAGCGCGGCTGGTCGCGACTTGCGATCCTTGCCGCTGTCTTGCCCATCGGCATTGGATTGATTTCGCTCCGCTACGGCCTGCCCAGCAAGCCGGGCGCTGCACCGCTGCCGAACGTCACCATCAACCCCGTTGTGCTGACGCTGCATGCGGTGCCAGCCGCGCTGACGCTGATCGCGGTGCCGTTCCAACTGCATCCAGGTTTCCGGGCGCGGCACTGGCGGGCCCATCGCCGGATAGGTCGGGCCTATGTCGGACTGGTGTTCGTGGCCGGGCCTGCCGCCCTTTGGATCGCGCCATCGGCGCTGGGCGGGGCAATCAGCGCAGCAGGCTTCACCACTCTTGCTCTCGGCTGGATGACGACGACGGCGCTGGGCTTGGTCGCAGCGATAGGGGGGCGCTTAGCCGACCACCATATGTGGATGACACGCAGTGCGGCCCTGGCGCTATCTGCGGCGACGCTCAGAATGTACCTGCTACTTGCAAGCTTAGCAGGCGCAGATTTTGTGATGGCCTACCGCGTGGCTGCGTGGGGTTGCTGGGTGCCCAATCTTATCGTTGCCGAGTGGTGGCTCAGAGCCCGTGGGCTGGCGAGTACGGTCTCCTGA
- a CDS encoding VOC family protein yields the protein MLTIKAIDHIVFNVGDVDVSADWYERVLGMKRVDTTSEDGSQRTSVTFGQNKINLRPIDASQEEWFTGTLPSPGGQDLCFLTDLAPDAAAAHFRACDVAVELGPVTKSGARGPICSVYVRDPDGNLVEVSSYR from the coding sequence ATGCTGACCATCAAAGCCATCGACCACATCGTCTTCAACGTGGGAGACGTAGACGTATCAGCTGATTGGTATGAGCGCGTGCTCGGCATGAAACGGGTGGACACCACGTCGGAAGATGGCAGCCAACGCACCAGCGTGACGTTCGGTCAGAACAAGATCAACTTGCGCCCGATAGATGCTTCGCAGGAGGAATGGTTCACGGGTACGCTGCCCTCTCCCGGTGGGCAGGACCTGTGCTTTTTGACCGACCTCGCGCCTGACGCGGCCGCGGCGCACTTCCGGGCATGCGACGTAGCGGTTGAGCTCGGCCCGGTGACGAAGAGCGGTGCAAGGGGGCCAATTTGCTCTGTCTATGTCCGTGATCCGGACGGCAATTTGGTCGAGGTCTCGTCGTACCGGTAA
- a CDS encoding TetR/AcrR family transcriptional regulator: MMVLLQRLHACPAPMRSGHGDFYEWLLYKCRRAAQLESVMTIKENKRLRGRPRGFALDAAVEAGQHLFHQHGYENVSVATLTEAIGITPPSFYAAFGSKTAFFKDALNRYSATVVPLDRFLIPGDAPLTALADMLRAAAHAYAVHSQRRGCLILEHAKTVTSDWGSAAAQIAENNRKKVQAFLTASGIEEPERTADYVAMTMLGLSAAAREGWDEARLVAVAEMAVTVLSEPLVSVRGA, from the coding sequence ATGATGGTCCTTCTTCAGCGGCTCCATGCCTGCCCCGCACCGATGCGATCCGGGCATGGCGATTTCTATGAATGGTTGCTATACAAATGTCGCCGAGCGGCGCAATTGGAATCTGTAATGACTATTAAAGAAAATAAGCGGTTGCGGGGACGGCCACGCGGGTTCGCGCTCGACGCTGCGGTCGAGGCCGGGCAGCATCTGTTCCACCAGCATGGTTACGAGAATGTCAGTGTAGCGACGCTGACCGAGGCGATCGGAATAACCCCGCCAAGTTTCTACGCGGCCTTTGGCAGCAAGACCGCCTTCTTCAAGGACGCGCTCAACCGTTATTCCGCGACCGTCGTGCCGTTGGATCGCTTCCTGATTCCGGGGGATGCGCCCCTGACCGCCCTTGCCGACATGCTACGCGCAGCGGCGCATGCTTATGCCGTGCATTCGCAGCGGCGTGGTTGCCTGATCCTCGAACATGCCAAGACCGTGACATCGGACTGGGGCAGCGCGGCTGCGCAGATCGCAGAGAACAACAGGAAGAAAGTGCAGGCGTTTCTCACAGCGTCGGGGATCGAGGAGCCTGAGCGTACCGCTGACTATGTTGCGATGACGATGCTTGGCCTTTCGGCCGCTGCTCGAGAGGGATGGGACGAAGCACGACTCGTCGCCGTCGCGGAGATGGCAGTTACAGTACTAAGTGAACCCCTTGTTTCCGTTAGGGGCGCGTAA